Below is a genomic region from Methyloceanibacter stevinii.
GCTGCGCCGCCGCCGGCACCTCCGGGCTCGCCCTCTGGTTATGCGCCGCCCCCAGGGCCCGGCCCGGCCGCACCCCCGTCGCCGCCCGAGCCGGAAGCCGGAGCAAAGGGCGGCCTCTTCGGTAAGCTGATGGGCAAGTCCAAGCCTGAGCCTGCAGCGCCGCCGCCTGAGATGGCGCCGCCGCCCGACATGGCTCCGCCGCCGGGCGAGATGCCGCCTCCGGGTGCTGCGTCAGGGCCGGCGGATGCCGCGTTCGACGCATCCTTCCCGGGCATCGATGACGACCCCTCGGCGGCGGATGCGAATTTGGCCGCTGAGGCCTTCGGCGAATCGCTTGCCACCGCGAGCGCGGAGCCGGAAAAGAAGAAGCCGCCTGTCGTGGCGATCGGCTGGGGCATCCTCGGCATCATCGTGTTGGGCGTGCTCGGCCTGTTCTTCCTCGCGCCGCAGACCACGGTCTCGATCCTTCCCGGCGCCTCCCATCTGTACTCGGCGCTCGGCATGCAGGCCGGTGCGCAAGGCCTCCAGTTCGAGGGCGTGCGCTACGGCTGGACTAATGCCGGCGGACAGAACGTCCTCGAGGTGCAGGGCAGCGTGCGCAACACGAGCTCAGGGGCGATGAGCGTACCGACGGTGATCATCGTTCTACGCGACGAGAACGGGGAGGAGATCTCCGAGTGGACGACCGAGGTGGGTGCCGCAGAGCTCGGGCCCGACGAGGATGCACCGTTCTTGAAGCAAATTCCGGCGCCGCCCAGCAATGTGCGCAGTCTGAAAGTGCGCTTCGCAAAGGCAGGCTAGGGATCGTTCGGCCCGGCCGATGCCGGGCCGTTGATACAAGGCCGGCTGGGCAAGGGCAGCTTTGCAATGGCGGAACCGCCCGCGTTACATCCGATCGCGACACTCTACAGCGCGAAGGCGATCGCGGCGCGTGTCGATGCGCTGGCGGCCGGGATCGCCGATCGCAAGCTGCATGCCCCCCTCGTCGTCGCGGTGCTGAAAGGCAGCTTCATCTTCGTCGCCGATCTGATCCGCGCACTTCACGCCCATGGTCTGACGCCTGAGATCGACTTCATCTTTCTGGCGAGTTACGGCAGCGATACAGAAGGCGGTGCCGTCGAAATTCTGCGTGACGTGGAATCGGATATCGCCGGCCGCGACGTGATGATCGTCGACGATATCCTGGACTCTGGCCGGACGCTTCTCTTCGCCAAGGAGCGGCTGCGCGCCAAGGGCGCACGAACCGTGCTGAGCTGCGTTCTCCTCGACAAGAAGGCCCGCCGGACAGAGATGGTGACCGCGGACTTCACCGGCTTCGAATGTCCAGACCGCTTCGTGGTCGGCTACGGCATGGACCTCGGCAACCGCTACCGCGAGCTGCCCTTCATCGGCACTATCGAACCGGCCGGCTAGCGGTCGAGGATCGTGCGGATCTCCACCAGGTTCGCGCGCACCCTCAGAATGTAGAAGCCGAGCGTTGCCAGATGCGACGGCATGATCCAGCCGGCCTCCGCGCCGTTGGAAATGATGAACGGCGTGATGTTGAGCGAAGCGCGCAACTGCTCTTCCAATTCATCCCAAATGGCTTCCAAGCGTCGTTCCTTGATGACGTCCTCGAAGTCCGCGCGCGCCGCGGTCAGGATGCCGTAATAGGCATACACCTGTCCGTACGCGAACCAGAAGCGGTCGTCGGCCCGCGTGTCGAACCAGCCGCTGTTGTAGTTCTCGGAGCGCTCGCGCAACACGGCGGAGGTCGCGCCGATGTCCCTGGCGATGCGGTCGACAAATTCCAACAGGTTGTCGGCCCGTGCATCGAAGACCGCGTCGCATTTCTCGAGCCGGTCGTTGAACTTGTTCAGATCCTTGATGGCCGACCGGTAGAAGCTCGGCGTCGGCGTCTTGGGGCCGAATGGGCTCAGGGAAAAATACCACGTGGATTCGTTGAACTGCAGATCGCCGCGCGCTTCCTGCAGGTCCTTGTCGACCTGGGAGGTGCCCCGCACGCGGCCCAAAGCGTCGACCAGTTCCACCGAGGTCCGCTGGACGGCCTGATGCGCGCCGCGCTGGAACGCCGCCTTGTTGTCGAAGAACGGCGTCGCCTCCCACGGGATGCCGAACAGGCCCATCTTGTACAGCAGCATCGACGAGATCCAGGCGTTCTCGTTGACGTTGAAGTCCGTCAGGTTCGCGGTGGCATCGACGATCATCGAACGCCGGCAAGTCTTGTCGTTCGACCGGCTGGCCGCCTTGTCGGCTTCGTCCGGGTCGCCGCTGACAATGCCGCCGCTCGGCTCGGGAAGGTCGCCCGCTTCCTTCGTGGCGTTGGAATAGGCCTGCGCGTAATCGGGGTCGAATCCGTTCCAGACCTGGGTAGTCCAGAAGAAATAGCCGTAGAGCGGCACGAGCACGATGAGGAGGACGATGATCGTTATTTTGAGGATCATGCCGACGCGTCCGAACAGACCGCCGAGCCAAATGAAGGGTTTCGCAATGAAATTGAGAATGGATTTCAGCATGGACGGGCCGTCTCCTGACGCGAAAGGACTGTTGCCCAGACATATAGGGTGAGGGATGGCAGTTTTCTGACGGCGCCGTCAAAAAAGGCGCGGGAAACCTAGAAGGAGCGGATCAAGCGCTCCAGGTAGTCGAGCTCGAGGGTCGGCCGGCTGGGGTCGCCGATCCGCCGGCGCAGCTCGTCCAAGACCTCGCGGGCCTTTTGAATGTCGATCTCGTCGGGAACCGCTACCGACAGTCCAAGGTCGGGACGGTTGGAGCGGTCCGGCCGTCCCAGCGGGTCGCGGCCGTTGGAGCCGGGGCCTTGTCCGCCCTCCATCTCGCCTTGCGCCATCATTTGCTGCGCCATGGACTCGGTGCCTTCGCGCATCCGGTCGAGGGCCAGCGTCTGGTTCTGCGCCGCGCGGTCGTAGTTCTGCTCGGCGATGTCCTGCTCGGCCTGCTCCATCGCATCGCTCGCGCCTTCGAACTGCTCGGGCGGCTCTCCGCCCGCTTGGCGCATGCGCTCGATCAGCTGGTCCAGCTTCTTGCGCAAAGCCTCCTGGCGTTGCTGAAGGCTGCCTTGCGAGCCTTGCTGTTGCTGCTGGCCGAGTTGCTCTTCTCCGCCGCCGGGGGCGTCGCCTTGGCGTCCCGATTGGCCTTGCGCCCGTG
It encodes:
- a CDS encoding FxLYD domain-containing protein → AAPPPAPPGSPSGYAPPPGPGPAAPPSPPEPEAGAKGGLFGKLMGKSKPEPAAPPPEMAPPPDMAPPPGEMPPPGAASGPADAAFDASFPGIDDDPSAADANLAAEAFGESLATASAEPEKKKPPVVAIGWGILGIIVLGVLGLFFLAPQTTVSILPGASHLYSALGMQAGAQGLQFEGVRYGWTNAGGQNVLEVQGSVRNTSSGAMSVPTVIIVLRDENGEEISEWTTEVGAAELGPDEDAPFLKQIPAPPSNVRSLKVRFAKAG
- the hpt gene encoding hypoxanthine phosphoribosyltransferase, translated to MAEPPALHPIATLYSAKAIAARVDALAAGIADRKLHAPLVVAVLKGSFIFVADLIRALHAHGLTPEIDFIFLASYGSDTEGGAVEILRDVESDIAGRDVMIVDDILDSGRTLLFAKERLRAKGARTVLSCVLLDKKARRTEMVTADFTGFECPDRFVVGYGMDLGNRYRELPFIGTIEPAG
- a CDS encoding DUF2333 family protein, with the protein product MLKSILNFIAKPFIWLGGLFGRVGMILKITIIVLLIVLVPLYGYFFWTTQVWNGFDPDYAQAYSNATKEAGDLPEPSGGIVSGDPDEADKAASRSNDKTCRRSMIVDATANLTDFNVNENAWISSMLLYKMGLFGIPWEATPFFDNKAAFQRGAHQAVQRTSVELVDALGRVRGTSQVDKDLQEARGDLQFNESTWYFSLSPFGPKTPTPSFYRSAIKDLNKFNDRLEKCDAVFDARADNLLEFVDRIARDIGATSAVLRERSENYNSGWFDTRADDRFWFAYGQVYAYYGILTAARADFEDVIKERRLEAIWDELEEQLRASLNITPFIISNGAEAGWIMPSHLATLGFYILRVRANLVEIRTILDR